The genomic DNA TAGAGCGTGAGCCCGATCATCAGCTGGGTCAGCCGCCGAGGCAGCCTGCCCGCGCGCAGCTGCTCGCCCGGGGTGAGGGAGACGAGGTCGGATCGGCGTGACATGCCTCCAGCGTGACGCCCAAGTGGCCTTGCAAACAAGGTCCACTTGGCGGACAGTGGCCTGATGAGCGCACCTCGGGTCAGTGCCGCACGACTGGTCACCCAGCTCGGGCCGCCGGCCGCCGCGGGGCCGGCGTACCTGTGGCTCGCTGACTCCATCCGACTGCTGGTCAGCGACGGCCGGCTGCTGCACGGGACCCGGCTCCCGAGCGAGCGCGATCTCGTGGTGGCCACAGGGCTGAGCCGCACGACGGTCGCGCGTGCGTACGCCGAGCTGCGCGACCGCGGCTATGTCACCGCGCGCCGGGGTTCGGGCACTCTGGTCCAGGTGCCCGGCGGGCCCGTGCAGGGCGGGGCCGAGCCGACCGTGGTCGATGACCTCGACGGCCCGGCCGACGACGTCATCGACCTGCGCAGTGCCGCCCCGACCGGCCGGCCCGGGATCGCAGCGGCGTACGAGCGCGCGGTCGAGCAGCTCGGCGCCTACACCGCCGGCGCGGGGTACTTCCCTCTCGGAACCCCCGTCCTGCGGGGCGCGGTCGCCCGCCGCTACGCGGCGCGTGGGGTGCCGACCGATCCCGGTCAGGTGATCGTCACCACGGGTTCGCTGTCGGCGCTCGCTGCCGTGTTCCGGGCGCTGCTGACGCGGGGCGACCGAGCGCTGCTGGAGAGCCCGACCTACCCCGGCGCGCTCGCGAGCCTGCGGCATGAGGGCGCGAGGCTCGTGCCGGTGCCGACCGCCAGCGGCGCGAGCGACCTGGACGCCGTGGCCGAGAGGGCTGCCGCGACCAGCCCGCGCGTGATGCTGGCCATGCCCGACTTCCACAACCCGACCGGCACCTTGCTGGAGGAGGACGAGCGCGAGCGGCTGGCCGCGACCTGGGCCGCGCACGGCGTCGTCGGTGTGGTCGACGAGACCGTCAGCGAGCTGTGGCTCGACGCGCGGCCGGGGGTGCGGCCGATGGCGGCGCACGCACCCAGAGCGGTCACGGTCGGGGGAGTGAGCAAGTCGCACTGGGGCGGACTGCGGATCGGCTGGATCCGTGCGCCGCACGACCTGGTCGGTGCGATCGCTCGCGCCCGCGCGTCCTTCGACCTCGGGGCGCCGGTGCTCGAACAGCTCGTGGTCGCCGACCTCCTCGACCGCGAACCCACCCTCGATGCTGCGCGCCGCCGCGAGCTGCGGGAGCGGCGCAACGAGGTGATCGGCGCCGTCCGGGCTCATCTGCCGTCATGGGAGACGCGGACGCCGCCTGGTGGCCTGTCCGTCTGGTGGCGGCTGCCGAGCCCCCGGTCATCGGCCCTGGCGACCGCGGCCGAACGTGAGCGCGTCCTGCTGGCCCCGGGGTCGGCGTTCGCGGTTGAAGGGCACGGCCTGGAGCACTGGGTCCGTACGCCGTTCGCGCTCGACGCGGAGACGCTGGCCGTCGCCGTACCGCGCATCGCGGCGGCCTGGCTGTCCGTGTCCGACCGCGCTGTCGTCGGACGAACAGCCTGACCAGAGTTGCCAGGAATGGCCGCGGCTGAGTCAAGGATTGACCAAGAAGCGCCGTCCTCCCGGTGGACACGGCCAGGCTGACCCCGAGGGGCGGGGACCCGTCCCCGTGTCCCGGAGGGAGTCACGCAGATGACCACGATCGATCGGCGCACGTTCTTGACCGGTACGGCAGCCACCGCGGGGATCGCGGGTCTCGGCCTCGCGTCGGCCGCACCCGCACATGCGCAGACCTGGACGATCCTCAACCACGACTACCAGGTCCAGGAGACGGGCTACTGGTGCGGCCCGGCCGCCACCCGGATCGCCCTCAGCTGCCGCGGCGTCTACCAGTCCCAGGCGAGCCTGGCGTCCCAGCTCGGCACGACCACCAACGGTACGGACTACATCGGTCAGGTGACGGGTGTCCTCGCCAACCACGTCGGGTGGTACGAGACCAAGAACATGCCGAACGACCCACCCACGCAGGCGCAGAAGGACCTGCTGTGGAACGACATCTCGTACAACATCGACCGCGGGTACGCCCTGGTCGCCAACATCGTCGCCCCGCCGGGCAACCAGCCGCCCGGATACCCGTCGAACCAGACGATCTACCACTACTTCACGATCATCGGGTACAACCGCGACCCCGCCTGGAGGCAGGCGTACATCGCCGATCCCGCGAACTTCGGCGGAAACAACCACTACTGGTTGTGGTTCGACCAGCTGGCGAGCCTCATCCCGCCGAAGGGCTACTCGGCCTGATCCGCCGGAACGGCGTGCTCGCGCCCGCGTGACCCTGCGGTCAGGACGGGCGGTCGCCGGTGAGACGCTGACCGGCATGGCACACGTCGTCGTCGTCGGGGCAGGCATCACCGGGCTCGCGGCGGCGTGGCACCTCATCACGCGCGGCGATCACCAGGTGACCGTGCTCGAGGGCAGCGGCCAGGTGGGTGGACGGCTGCGGTCAGCCGAGCTGGCCGGCGTACGCATCGACGTCGGCGCCGAGTCGATGCTCGCGCGTCGCCCGGAGGCGGTCGACCTGCTCGGCGAGCTCGGAGCCGAGGCCGTCCACCCGGCCCCCGTCGGAGCTGCTCTGTGGAGCCGCGGACGGCTGTCGCCGCTGCCCCGGGGGACACTCATGGGCGTGCCGGCTCGGCCCGAAGCGGCAGGCTCGGTGCTCGACGCCGACGAGATCGAGCGGGCCGTCGCCGAGCGACCTGTCGCCGTCGACGGTGACATCTCGGTCGGCGACCTCGTCGAGCGCGCGGTCGGTCCGGCTGTGGTCGACCAACTCGTCGAGCCGCTCCTGGGCGGGGTCTACGCCGGCCATGCCCGTCGGCTCTCGGCCGCGGCGTGCGTCCCCGCGCTGCTCGACGCCGTGCGCGACGGCGGTTCCCTCACGGCCGCCGCGGCTCGAGCGGCCGAACGCGCTGCGGCGGGCGCGCGCCAGGGCCCTGCCGCGCCGGTGTTCGCCGGTCTGCGAGGTGGCGTCTCGCGCCTGCCCGACCTGCTCGAGGAGCAGCTCGTGGCGCGGGGTGCGACGGTGCGGACCGGAGTGACCGTGCGCGAGCTGCAGCGCACCGCGACCGGCTGGCGACTCGTCACCGGGCCGGTGCCGCAGCCCGAGGCACTCGAGGCGGATGCGGTCATCGTGACCACGCCGGCGCGTGCGGCGGCACGTCTCGTCGGCGAGGTCGTTCCCCATGCCTCCGGGCTGCTCGCCGACGTCGAGTACGCCTCCATGGCGATCGTGTCGATGGCGTTCCCGGTCGACGAGATGCCTTGGGCGCCCACGGATTCCGGGTTCTTGGTCCCACCGGTCGATGGCCACGTCATCAAGGCGGCGACGTTCAGCAGCGTGAAGTGGCCCTGGCTCGCCGACCGGGCACGCGGCCTGCTCGTGCTGCGGGTGTCGATGGGACGCCACGGCGAGGAAGCCGTCCTGCAGCGCGACGACGCCGAGCTGGTCGACCTCGGTCGTGCTGACCTGCAGGCCGCCCTCGGGCAGCAGCTCCCGCGCGCGGTGGACGCCCACGTCCAACGCTGGGGCGGTGCCCTCCCGCAGTACGCCGTCGGGCACCTCGACCGGGTGGACTCGATCGCGACGGCCGTCGCCGGCGTACCAGGCCTGGAGCTCGCCGGTGCGGCCTACGACGGGGTCGGGATCCCGGCCTGCATCGCCTCAGGGCGCGCCGCTGCGGACCGAGCGCTCACCCACCTGAACGTCGTACGACAGCGCGTCGGAGAATGAACGCATGACGCAGGACAACCCCAGGGCAGAGGCACTCCGACCGGGTGCGAAGAAGATCAACGAGATCAACGACAGCATCCGCTACACGATGTACTCGGTCTTCCGCTGCGCGCGTGAGCTGCCGCAGGACCGTGCCGCCCTGCTCCAGGAGGCCGAGGCCTTTCTCGCCGGACTGCCCGACGAGGGTGTCGTCGTGCGGGGGGTGTACGACGTGGGCGGCCTGCGCGCCGACGCCGACCTGATGATCTGGTGGCACGCCGAGCGCGTCGAGTCGCTGCAGGCGGCGTACCGCGCGTTCCTCGCGACCGAGCTGGGACGCACGCTCGACCCGTTCTGGTCCAACGTGGCCCTGCACCGTCCGGCCGAGTTCAACCGGTCGCACATCCCGGCGTTCCTCGCCGAGGAGCGCACCCGCAACTACGTGTGCGTCTACCCGTTCGTGCGCTCCTACGACTGGTACCTCCTGCCCGACGAGGAGCGCCGCACGATGCTGAAGGACCACGGCGTCGCCGCCCGCGACTACCCCGACGTGCGCGCCAACACGGTCGCGTCGTTCGCGCTCGGTGACTACGAGTGGATCCTGGCGTTCGAGGCGGACGAGCTGGACCGCATCGTCGACCTGATGCGCGACCTGCGTGCGACCGAGGCGCGACGGCACGTGCGCGAGGAGGTGCCGTTCTTCACCGGCCCCCGCGTCGAGCTCGCGGACCTGGTCGGGCGCCTTCGCTGACGAGCGGCGCGCATTCCCGTACACCGTGTCGTGACCGCGCAGAGCGCGTAGGGTCATCGCTCGTGGAGCGCCCTGACGCCGGACTCGGCAACCTGCTGGTGTCGCCGGCCTTCGCCGACGCGCGGCCGCAGCCAGTGACGCGGC from Luteipulveratus halotolerans includes the following:
- a CDS encoding C39 family peptidase, which encodes MTTIDRRTFLTGTAATAGIAGLGLASAAPAHAQTWTILNHDYQVQETGYWCGPAATRIALSCRGVYQSQASLASQLGTTTNGTDYIGQVTGVLANHVGWYETKNMPNDPPTQAQKDLLWNDISYNIDRGYALVANIVAPPGNQPPGYPSNQTIYHYFTIIGYNRDPAWRQAYIADPANFGGNNHYWLWFDQLASLIPPKGYSA
- the yczR gene encoding MocR-like transcription factor YczR — encoded protein: MSAPRVSAARLVTQLGPPAAAGPAYLWLADSIRLLVSDGRLLHGTRLPSERDLVVATGLSRTTVARAYAELRDRGYVTARRGSGTLVQVPGGPVQGGAEPTVVDDLDGPADDVIDLRSAAPTGRPGIAAAYERAVEQLGAYTAGAGYFPLGTPVLRGAVARRYAARGVPTDPGQVIVTTGSLSALAAVFRALLTRGDRALLESPTYPGALASLRHEGARLVPVPTASGASDLDAVAERAAATSPRVMLAMPDFHNPTGTLLEEDERERLAATWAAHGVVGVVDETVSELWLDARPGVRPMAAHAPRAVTVGGVSKSHWGGLRIGWIRAPHDLVGAIARARASFDLGAPVLEQLVVADLLDREPTLDAARRRELRERRNEVIGAVRAHLPSWETRTPPGGLSVWWRLPSPRSSALATAAERERVLLAPGSAFAVEGHGLEHWVRTPFALDAETLAVAVPRIAAAWLSVSDRAVVGRTA
- the hemG gene encoding protoporphyrinogen oxidase yields the protein MAHVVVVGAGITGLAAAWHLITRGDHQVTVLEGSGQVGGRLRSAELAGVRIDVGAESMLARRPEAVDLLGELGAEAVHPAPVGAALWSRGRLSPLPRGTLMGVPARPEAAGSVLDADEIERAVAERPVAVDGDISVGDLVERAVGPAVVDQLVEPLLGGVYAGHARRLSAAACVPALLDAVRDGGSLTAAAARAAERAAAGARQGPAAPVFAGLRGGVSRLPDLLEEQLVARGATVRTGVTVRELQRTATGWRLVTGPVPQPEALEADAVIVTTPARAAARLVGEVVPHASGLLADVEYASMAIVSMAFPVDEMPWAPTDSGFLVPPVDGHVIKAATFSSVKWPWLADRARGLLVLRVSMGRHGEEAVLQRDDAELVDLGRADLQAALGQQLPRAVDAHVQRWGGALPQYAVGHLDRVDSIATAVAGVPGLELAGAAYDGVGIPACIASGRAAADRALTHLNVVRQRVGE
- the hemQ gene encoding hydrogen peroxide-dependent heme synthase — protein: MTQDNPRAEALRPGAKKINEINDSIRYTMYSVFRCARELPQDRAALLQEAEAFLAGLPDEGVVVRGVYDVGGLRADADLMIWWHAERVESLQAAYRAFLATELGRTLDPFWSNVALHRPAEFNRSHIPAFLAEERTRNYVCVYPFVRSYDWYLLPDEERRTMLKDHGVAARDYPDVRANTVASFALGDYEWILAFEADELDRIVDLMRDLRATEARRHVREEVPFFTGPRVELADLVGRLR